The Urocitellus parryii isolate mUroPar1 chromosome 13, mUroPar1.hap1, whole genome shotgun sequence nucleotide sequence attgaaaaaaaaaaaaaaaaagaattgaactaTGTTACATTTTGTAGTGACCTATGCAATCAATGTTCCCCGTGaactttactttttcttaaatgatattttttaaataacatccaGTGTTATCAGAAcgaaatgttttcttttaccatcattaaatgtataaaacaaactgaaaaagaaaaaacacagagcTACTTCTTCCCCACTGCCCAATATGATCATTTGTCAACTCTTGTTGACACCAGGCTGGGCAGCAACATTCAACAAAAATACTAGAATAATCTctaagcaaaaaaagaaatgaattaacaATGACTTCCCTATTTTTAAAGCTCTtccattcatgttttaaaataaaacatggttccACAAAGGTCTCACGTCCCAAAGAATGATTTCTGGGAAGCCTCCTACAGAAATTCATCTTTTGACTTGTTATGTTTTCCCTTTCCAAAGACTTCCAAAAGGAAGTGAATGCTCTTTCACATTCCTTTCAATCATAATGCAGTCTCTCCTCTGATGAAATTGGACCTACTGGGGATACTTCCTTTTTAAAGGACTCCCTTCACCCAAAGGCTTTTGAAGCAGTCAGGTTACTAAACTGAAGAGTTTGGAAATCAAATTCAGAAGTTTCTGACGGAAATTTACTTTGTCTCCAAATCTCCTGAGTTGAATGCCAGACTCAAGTTCCACCtctgaaaaggaaaggaaatcaaaatTAACACTGACAATAGTCTGGACTGTAAACTAGCAAGAGTTAACAGGACCATTCAGGTGACAAACTGAGCACCCACCCCAGGAAACAGTTCTTTAGCTTTATCTGTggctattttctttttagttttattgattttttaaatacaacaccagaatgcattatatattttttaaaaatatttattcttaagttttaggtggacacaacatcttcattttacatttttacatttacatggtgctgaggatcgaacccagtgcctcattcctGCATGctggtgagcactctacccctgagccacaaccctagccctacaattcttattacacatagagagtacaatttttcatatctttgtatatagagtatgttcatgtcaattcatgcctttatacatctacttttttgtttgtttgttttgttttttgcattatgtttctgttttcctaatGTGAGAGTAACAACTTGGAATATGCGTGTAGACACTGACCCACTTCAACTCACAAAAATTGTTTAAGGTGAGAATACAGACAACTATCCTTTATCatt carries:
- the Pmaip1 gene encoding phorbol-12-myristate-13-acetate-induced protein 1 yields the protein MPGKKARKRAPPNPARAPAEVELESGIQLRRFGDKVNFRQKLLNLISKLFSLVT